A segment of the Salminus brasiliensis chromosome 1, fSalBra1.hap2, whole genome shotgun sequence genome:
taacactctacgccgtcaaggattaaaatcctgcagtgcacgcaaggtgcccttccacaagccaacgcatgtcaaagcccgtctgaagtttgcaaatgaccatctgaatgatccagaggaggaatgggagaaggtcatgtggtctgatgagacaaaaatagaacattttggtttaaactccactcgtcatgtttggaggaagaagaatgatgagtacaaccccaagaacaccatcccaaccgtgaagcatggcggtggaaacatcattctttggggatgcttttctgcaaaggggacaggacgactgcaccgtattgtgggaaggatggatggggccatgtatcgtgagattttggccaacaaccttcttccctcagtaagagcactgaagatgggtcgtggctgggtcttccagcatgataacgacccaaaacacacagccagggcaactaaagagtggctccgtaggaaacatcttaaggtcctggagtggcctagccagtctccagacctgaatccaatagaaaatctttggagggagcttaaagtccgtgtggcccagcgacagccacgaaacctgaaggctctggaggagatctgtatggaggagtgggccaaaatccctgctgcagtgtgtgcaaaccttgtcaagaactacaggaaacgtctcatctctgtaattgcaaacaaaggtttctgtaccaaatattaagtttctttttctggtgtatcaaatacttatttcccacaataaaatggaaattaattatttaaaaatcatacaatgtatttttctggatttttgttttagattccatcactcacagttgaagagtacctatgataaaaattacagtcttctacatgctttgcaagtgggaaaacctgaaaaatcagcagtgtatcaaatacttgttctccccactgtatatatatgtatacatatgtacatatttatctgtatgtgagtgtatgtgtgagttaaaaagaaatattttcataattgtccgtagtgtgttttccgtgagccatggttgtgtattgtagtgagtgagggtccagtttgtgtatgtagatattttaatttagtgtcctagtccctgtccccattcagggcacggatggcttgtggaaagaagctcctcctcattctctctgtgttagccttcagggttcttaagcgtttccccgagggcaacagagagaacagtccattgttgggatgactggggtccttcacaatcttcttggccttggtccaacacagcttcttgtagatggactgcaggtcaggaaacttcatcctagtgattcgctctgctgaacgtctcactcatcgtagcgcttgcctgtcctgcttggtgctgttcccaaaccagactgtgatgttccccgtgaggatgctctcgatggtgcaggagtagaaggatcgtagtaccttggagggcagtctgaagtccctcagtcgtctcaggtggtataggcgctgacgagccttcttcgttatggtgttgatgtggcaactccatgacaagtcctgagagatggtcactccaaggtatttgaagctttctaccctatccaccgccgttccactgatgtggacaggttgatagctcctctgctgtttcctgctaaagtccacaatcagctccttcgttttgctggcatttagctggagattattatcctggcaccagttctccagggttctaatctcttccaggtaggccttctcgttatttcctgagatcaggcccaccacaactgtgtcgtcagcaaacttaatgatgttggtggagctggaagtggctttgcagtctgagagatgatgatgatgatgatgatgcaatCACTAGAGAGATGATGGGTCTATCACTAGATGACAGGAAGGTAAACCTGAACCCCTGTTTGATTGACGGATACCTTCAGGACGATTCTGGAGATCAGGCTCTGGAGGGGTgaagcactgttctactgtgcagcaacacctgcactgATAAGACCTACCTGGAAACGTCACCAGAAGAAGACCTTTTCCCCACCACACAATCCAGCATCAGACGTTTTtatgactgacagacagacagacagacagacagacagagtcaAACTCCACAACAGAACCAGACACAATCTATTCAGCTGAGGGTGGGATATTTTGTAAGCacgcccaccagggtcagtgatggggaCCCTCCCAATGCTGACAAGGAGTGCTGTCAATCtggctgtagtccatcatgatcactagcaggaagTTAGCAGGTCCAGGTCTTGGCAGGTTAAAAGACATTCAGACATTCAACTTTCAGCAGCACTGAATGAATCCTCTGAGTGGGTGTGTGGATATTTTAGACCTTGTGTTGATTAAAGTCTGTGACCTGTTGCTCCTACAGCTGGTGTCAGACTGTTCCTCAACCTTCTCCATCTGTAACTCGTTTGTTCTTCAGTTCTGATGAGGGTTGATCACTGggtttgctgtgtttgttgtttttcagggctgGGATTGGAGGAGAATAAAGGGGTGTGGCTTCTTCATGATAATTCTTTCTACTTCATCTGGGAGGCAGAAGGGAACTGTTCTAAAGCAGGGAACTACTGTAGCGCCAAAGCAGACAACATCAGACTGGCTGTTTTAACACCGAAACTGAGGGTAATTTACCATCTGTGTAACGATGATAGTAACTATATTCAGTcaccagattcatattatgaaagtgtgtatgtgaattACTAACAAATACCTATAAACACCTCTTAAACCACCAGCAATaccctagaaaccacctagTATCTAGAAAAGCCCTACACACCACCTAGAAATACCCTAAAAACACCTTACATATGCCTAGAAAGGTCCAAGCAACCTTCAGGAATACCCTAGAAGCTGCCTAACAAAtacttagcagcaccatagcaaccacttagtagtACCTTAAAAACCACCTAACAATTGCCTAGTAATGCCCTAGAAACAAACAtgtaacaacaccatagcaaccgacTAGCAATACCCTAGAAACGTTAAACCCCAGAAATATTAAACAACACTGTAGCATCCACCTGCCAATACCTTGAGAACCACTAACAATtacctaacaacaccatagcaaccgcctagtaATGACCTACGCATTGCCCTAAGGTCTTCCACCCtgaatgtcaagtcaagtcaagtcaagtgggtttattgtcatttcaactacatacagagtacacagtgaaacgaaacaacgttcctccaggaccatggtgcaacatagacagtgcatacaagacacaagtgcaacacaaacaacacaagtgcggacagacaacacaacacagtacagacagaggataataaataatgacggtagtgtgcaagttgtgcaatgtgcaataaatagagtccagtgaggtagtcaagttattagtgcaaatgcttgtgcaaaaaatgcttcccatgttatctggggtaaatggttggaaagagagagagagggagagtgtacatgtaccagaaaaaATGTCTGTCGTTCAGACAGAGAAAAGTCAaacagtgtgtatatgtgtgtttgtgtgtgtgtgtgtatgtttgtgtgtgtgtgtttgtgtgtgtgtgtgtgtgtgtgtgtttgtgtgtgtgtgtgtgtgtttgtgtgtgtgtgtgtgtctgcaggacTGGCTGATTACTCAGGCTAAAGGAAGAAGGCTGCTGGTTGCAGAGGTGAGCTTTAACCCCAATGTAGGGTACGACTGATGACATCACTGATGAGCtcagtggtgtaaaacacaaTAATGATGTTGAacagtgaaggtgtgtgtgagtgtgtgtgtgtgtgtgtgtgtgtgtgtgtgtgtgtgtgtagcggaGAGCTCTGGGTGAGATGATGAACTGACTGCAGCTGTAACTCTACAGGATGAGAGTCTGAGTGGGTGTAAACTGGTGGGTGATCCGGTACACTTGGAGACGCCTTTCAGCCCTGGAGAAGAGCAAGGCTGGGTGTGTGAGCACCAGCACGAGGTAAAGGGGCATGGCTTACAGCAGAGGTCACTAATAGGCAGAATCAGACGCTGTCCTCTCTGGACCAGGACCTAAAACCGACTAACTGTAAAATCAGATCTGTGTGTTATGATGATCGATGAAGTTCCTTCTCATGGCGGCTTCAAAAGGAGAGCAGTAGAGGGAAAACCGAGGCTCTTCTGAACCCGTAGGGCTCATGTGCTCCAAGACCATCATTAAAAGCAGTGGTGTGGGGCGGGACTACGAGACAAGTCATTAAAGATGCACAGAAGCGAGGAGCTCCAAAGTTGGGGGAGATGCTTGTAGACTTGAAGCCTAGGGTTTGTAGcctctgtcagaatgagtgagCTTCAGCATGGGTCTGCTCTTAGCTCCTTCTTCATTAGCCTAGGAGATgaaaaatgataaatctgagtcgaatatgacgccaagatttttaacCAGTAACGTTTTATCTGGAATCTGGGGTtagaatctgcctggcttttagtgagtttagagatctcagtaaaaagaactctgggattgttttagtTTTTCTGGATCATTGAGGTCAAAtccgctgagcgagctttaatgagtgcctttctatattgactaaggccgtccttccacgcagagtggaactcCTCTAGTTTGGTGGTCCGCCGTTtgcgctctagtttctgcactgtttgttttaaggtaggGTAGAGTTTGATCACTGGACCACTGTCGGCTATAAGAATCATTGGGATGGGgtcagagcaaattacggcatcagACATCGTCAGGGTCAGTTTAACCCCCTCTTTCATGTAATCCTTAGTAACTTCTGACTGCCAGTGGCTGAAAGCACAGCAGTGAAGTGGAGCGAGGCTATGAGATGAGTTATTTAAGATATTTAAAGCATTCTGTTTTACTGAATTAAGAAAGGAACATTTCTTTAGAATATTAgatgtataatatgtataatattagatgtataatatgtataatattagatgtataatatataactgAATTGTAATTGAACTGTAATTTGATTGGTCATTCATCTGTTGACTCCATTAATAGTAGTCTTCTTCAGAAACAGGAAATGGCACTGAATCATAACACAGACTTATACCCCAGTTTTTCCGGGTTTAGAGATTATTTGGACCAGTAGGACCACCTGGACAACCTGGATTACCGGGACCACCTGGACTACATGGATTTCCGGGACCACCTGGACTACCTGGAATTCCGGGACCACCTGGAGAACCTGGATTCCCTGGACCACCTGGACCAAAGTAAAAAACCTTCCCTGCATTATCCCTGCTCATTCCCTGAGCAGTAGACTGTAATCTGAGTAGACTACAGTACATCTCACAGTCTGCTGATGCTCACAGCTGCTCCCTAAAGACGCGGCTTTTACAACTTTAATAAAAATTAGAGACAAATAACCAAGCTTCTGCTTTTTCTAATGATCCTCAGTTTATAAAATGATAGAATTATGGGGTTTTGGGTGTACAGGGAGACATTTCGGTTGTATTGGAGAGTTTTGGTTGTAGTAGGAGGGGTTTTGGGTGTAGTGGGAGGGgctttggttgtactgggagacgTTTCGGTTGTATTGGAGAGTTTTGGTTGGACTGTGAGGTGTTTCGGTTGGACTGGGAGTTTAGGTTGGACATGGAGGGATTTGTGTTGTAGTGGAAGTTTGATcatactgggaggagttttggttctTCAGGGTGAGGTTTTGGTTGTAATGGGAGGCGTTTCGGTTGTATTGGAAAATATTGGTTGTCAAGGGAGGAGTTTCGCCCATGAACTGTGTGAGTTTTACAATACTGAGTGAGAAGctgttgatgtaaacacagctgGCAGTACAgcagtaagaaaaaaaactacatgTGGGTCTTCTCACTTATTATCTCCCCTTTCAGGGATACAACAGATTGAGTGACACTCAGACAATGCACAAATCTGGTAATAGCACAGATCCATAGAGGgcgatactttttttttttgttcagagGAAGCTGCATGTGTGAACAATGAACCGACAGGAGACACAGGGACACACAGCAGGCTTTGAGCTGTCCTCCAACTACAAAGCTGTGTACTGAGACACAGTGCTTGGGGGAACTTGAGGAACGTGGGGTTGAGCTGCCTGCAGAACGGACTGTGAGCTAAGAGCTCCTCACCGTCATTTCTGCACCCCTAAATCTCCAGATCACTTTCCTctacttttatttattgatataaCCAAAGTCATTCGAGCAAGACAGGAATTACTGAAAGAAGATGTGGATGAGTAGCAGAGGAATTGCAGGAATTGTGGTAGCAGTTGAGTGAGCACTGTAGCATAGGCTATAGCTAGGAGTATGTGTGCTACATCACAGCGTCATCCACATAATTAAAGATAATTCTCTGAGACCAATGACAAGGAGGGATGAAGGCAGAGATGAGGAAGGAGGCAAGGACAAGGCTAATGTGCACATGGCAGGGCTGATCAAAGACAGAGaccaaaaagggaaaaacacagGGGCAAGATGAAAACACCTGTTACTACCTAGTAGTGCAAGGCACGTTCCCCTTCAGCGATGTTGAGCAGTTGAGGTTCAAGCATCTTGTGCAGGATCTTCATCCAGATGTCAGAAGTGGGAAATACCAGACCAGCCATGAAGAAGAATGTGAACGCGACCTTGTGTGGGAttgactggactggactggaccgGATAAATCCAGAGAGATGCTCTGCTGCCAACAGAGCACGCAAACAGGCCAAGGCATCCCATAATTGTGCTGCACTGAATGATGGACAGTCAGAGTACGACATTCGTGAGAAGGCTGTACGTATGCACGGCTGCTGATAACGTACGCACTGCTCCAGCTTTTCAGTCTTGCAGCAGTCTCTTGCTCTTTGCTCGTGGTAAGATATCACAAACACTGGGATGGAGCTCAGGTTGCTTCCACTCATCCTGCTGAAACAGCAGAACGTCTAGAGGACTTGAAGCTGTACATACAGAGCCATGTGTTAAAGCAGAAGCTAAAATGCCAGGGAGTGATCGGACCGGACCCCCATGATAAATCCACTGAAAACTCTTTATCGTGCTGCAGGTCTACAGGACATCCGCCGTGAATTTACAGTGACAGAttcatatatatgtacatagtgtttattatagagtgtttatttatagtgtttattataaagtgtttatttaatagagttttatttatagtgtttattttatagtgtttattaaagAGTGTTtaatttatagtgtttattttagagtgtttattatagagtgtttattataaagtgtttatttacagtgtttattttatagagttttattttatagtgtttaatttatagagtgtttattttatagagtgtttattaaaGAGTGTTtattataaagtgtttatttaatagagttttattttatagagtgtttattttatagagtgtttatttgcaGATAGGTTTAGATAATAAAGGATTACTGGACCCAGCCCATTTTACTTTGTTTATCTTTTTTAGTATAATTCATTGtagtaaataaacaaagatgTGAAGTACCCGCCAGCATCTGCATTGCTTGCCCCCCTCTCGCTCTGGGACGTAATGGAGCCAGTGTTTGAGGTCATCAGTAAAATCTGCATGAGTTCTGATTGGAAACCAGTCATGAACTGCATCTGAAATGTGGGGATTTACATATTAAGATTTTAGCACTGAGTAAAAACCCCACCCCTTCTGGAGGATGGTCTACAGTTTTGCTCTTCCTGTTGCACACTTCCTGTTATTTAGGGAATCAATGTTGAAATTTAGGATGGAGTCAAAAATAAGAACTGCATCCCTAAAGGCTAGGTTGGAGAAACACTGCACATATGCAGTAGTCTGGGTCCATCCTCTACAGAGAAACACTTCGTATGTTACACACTGTATCATTAGCCTGGAGTCAGACCAGGCTTTAATAGTCCAAGACCGGGGAAACACATCGTAAACAGCGCAGAAGGGCAAAACAGGGGCCAAAAATGAGAATCAGGTCAAACCTGGAAGTCTACAAACAGTAGCTCGCCGGTCTGTCGCTGGAAACCAGTGGCATAACTTCACAAAGCACAGTCCAACCAAATCAAATCAACTGATGTTTATTGtcatgtcacattacacaggtgtaaaggtgaatGAAAAACATAGGTGCATCGCCCCTCACAGTACGCAAAAAAAgaacacatatttacaaaaCAGAAATACTGAACATTTACACATTAGCTTACACTACACAGGTCTGGAAAAAAGAGACCacttaatttattttctttaatctgcatctctacgtgtaCAGCAGCCGCTTTATTCcagacatttcatcaaacagagctaAATGAGCTGAATTTACAGATTATGAACgacataaagtcccaacagcagtgtgaaagactCGTGGAGAGCTGGCCGAGAcgtgagagctgtgattggctgtggttagcactgtgtttaaatctgaataataacttctttacattgtaattattatcatcatttatctgcattatttgagcagttgtcagtTCTGCTAATAAAGAAATGttctaaataatattttttggaatttaggggaaatgttgtccatggtttatgaaatacaacacaaatgttaatttcccttaaaCAAACTGactataaacagtaaaaccatAGAAACTGATTATGTAGGGTgttctattatttattatttttttccagagctgtataaatatatatatatatatatatatatatatatatatatatatatatatataaacagactaTGCACGCTCTCTATTTACAGTATTACACTGGTAAAAcagtttaaatgtacaggtttgatataatcggttacattatttacataaagGCACTGAATGGGTGTGGCACTCCGGTGTAGTGTAGGTGGGGTGCAGGGTGCAGAACCAATCAGGTTCATAAAGGCAGTAGTAACACATATGACACAGGTAAGACTCATTACAATCCCAGGGATGACGAACAAAAACGTTCTGTGATTGGTAGAGTCTGGGTTCATGTAATGATGCATCCTAGGGAAGTAGCGCTGGGGAAGTGATTGTACATTGACTGATTGAGGGAAGCTCATCTTCTTATCCCCTTAATCCAGTTCAGAATCTCCTCATTCTACCATGAGTGAGTGGAGCACCACTATGGTCTCAGGCTTGAAGGTGCTGATTCTCATACCGACCCCAtaaccccaagtgagcaagcaaaaggcaacagtggcaaggagaaactccctcagagctggaggaagaaaccttgggaaccAAGACTTAATACTTTCTCTGGTCTGaagtatttatagtatttaactaatataatcatagtagagaaGGTCAGAGAgtaatatcagaatcagaatcagaatctctttatttcaccaagtatgttacacatacaaggaatttgtcttggtgagagcaacacgtatgacaagtaacaaaaacacagaacacaaattatttacagtattaaactaaaggaaaattacactaaacaataaataggataggggataaattttaaaaagtaaaaagcacTAAAGGTaacaaagagctgaagaagctgagagatgtgaaacagatttagttgaaaaatattatatattataaaacgTTACAGAAgacctgaatatttacagaaagagaagatctgtacaggtgtgcaaataggcaTTTTATTGCCACCATAACAGTTAATGATGGCAATAAAATAATATGAGCAGATAAGAGGtaagagtccatgtaaactttAAAGTGGCCGGTAGGCagatagcagtggcaggagggtggtcagctggtctgacatgggTGGCAGGGGAACCTGGCAGGCAGTCCTGTGGGTGTGCAGCTAGTCCCTCACAGGTGCAGGGGAGTCCAGTGGTCAGTCTTTCATCAGGTCAGGCCAGATAATTGGACAGTCCTTAAATTAGAGatggtaaagagacagagttagttctgaaaggattttatagagatcagagaatgttgggcagtatcagagtgtgtctgatgactctggcaggtctgactataacagcctaattaaaaggggagagccagaaggtaacacagacacaggagctccctgaaacactagcgtccatctgctccactgtccacctgctccaccgtccacaaacctgagtgatcgcgtgtaagcagcgagatgactccagcatctcagtgtactacaattccctgtgtccgtaaacccctggacctgcagcccttgtctaagaaacattaattaccaaaagctgaactaaacatataagttttcagcttagatttacagactgagactgtgtctgagtccccaacattatctggaaggttatttcagagttgggggctttataagaaaaggctcttccccctgctgaggttttctgaattttgggaacgagtaagaggccagcaccctgagatctaagtagtcttgatggttcataatcagtaataagatcccgcaggtactcaggggccatgtagggctttatatgttaatagaagaattttataatcagtgctgaactgaactgggagcagtgcagtgctgattgaactggactgatatggtcagatgttctaAGTTTAGTAAGAACCCTGACTGCAGTGTTCTGAACCAGcggaagtttattgaggttcctgctggaacaacctgacagtagtgcattacagtaatctagtcttgaggtaataaaagtgtgtactagcttttctgcatcctgtaggaGGGAGGAAAGAGACCCTGATGATCTGCCCTTTTTAGTAGTTTAGTAGTATACAGAACCCGTTTTGCTGCAGAATGTTCAACACTTTAAGAGTAATGACTTtaactaataaaatatttacagtCTTTAAATCATCTGCAGAGAAAGTCTGGAGTTCCACTGCTTTTCCTCAGCAAAATAGTAGACAGTCTCGAACAGGTCTGGAAACAGTGAGGTGAAGTTTACAGCTACACAGTCTTGAACTCTGTAGACAGAAAAATACAGAACCCTGAGATTCACTGAATGCTTTAATGCAGATATATGCCAGCACAATAGACGGCCAATTGTCAAACAATATCTGTTGGAAAGGCTGCTGGGCTTGTGGCCTCTTGTGGTAGATGTGTGCAGCAGCACTATTGAGCACATGGACAGTTGTAGCAAGAGGCCCACTCTTAGAGCAGAGCAGTAAGTGAATATCCTGGCATTGAAGTGCTAACCATGCAGCTTGCTTAAGCTAATGCTAGTTCCTCTGCTTCTGCTCCAAGTTTGGGTTTATACAGTATGGAAGGCTGTTTGCACTGTAACTTGAACTGGAACTGAACTGTAGTTCAGTGTGTTCTGACTGATGCTCTAAGGAGAACATTAATATCCTTAACCAGTACCTTCACAGTCCTAAGAGATCATCTATATTAGGATGTGGATGATTAATAAAACTCACCTGTGTTGATACATGTTCCGAATGAAACGCAGAAGTCCGAGAGTGATGTTCGGGTAGGGCTTTCCACTATCACATTGATCCGAGTAGGGTCTGTAGTCTTCCATTTCCCTCAGAAGTTTAGGACATTTCTGCTCCATCTGAAATGATCCAAAAACAgtgattcatttattaaaatgtcaattttacacaatttcaCAAATCTGTTCACTCAGCTGAGACAAGTTCAGTGCTTTCTTCGTTTTACTTCGgtgctatgaggctaatgtagctaacaagtaatgaaaaCGTATGTACGCCACTTAGCATGATGGTAACCCTTACATGAGTTGAAAGTTACAGAGTTCAACCCACCGTAGTTCTCCAGCTCTGGAAGGATTTGCCCCTCGTGATTTTATTCACTTCACGTTTGAGACTGCTGAACTCAGCAACATCTGCTAGGTTCCCCACAGCCTGCAGGTATCTCAGCTTTCTGAGGAGAACACATTCAGAAGAGAAATGTGAAATACCCAGAATTAAAGTTCACTGCCCAACTATGGAAGTCCTTTTCCACCCGGTGGAGGTGGAAACGTCCTTCTGCTCTTTCTGGCCACTGTGTGTCAACATTGACATAATGTCTAATGCCCTCACTACATCTGCTCCTTTGTCTGTGACTCTGTTCAGTGTATGATATTGTCAGGCCCTTGTTATCATGCTCTCCCCTGGGGTGATCTCAGGACtccacccacaggcccaaataaggacttcccccTTGTTTTCGTGATTCATGACACCTGGGACTGTGGCTTCTTAAGTCCAGTCCACAGACTAGTAGATGTCCATAGTAGAGGTCCATGGTCTGTTCAAGGAGAAAGTATTCTGGTCCTGGCATTTCCTGTTTGGGCTTGTGTCTGGTAACCTTGTTCCCTTGTTTGCCTTACTAACCTGGTTCTGTTTTGTTTCTCTTGCCCCATCCTTAGCCACCCCCCCCAATTTGCAGAAGTCCTGCTTCGAGTATTTTGTTCACTGCCATGTCCAAGCACCATctagtgttttgttttcttgtatGTTTCGTGTTTTCACCTGTATCCTgttcagcttcctcccagtcccaggtgtgttaTTTTGCCCTGTTTGGTTTGTCACGTTACGTTTTGCTTTCTAGTTCTGTCCCGTAGTTTGCTCCTAGTTatattctgtttgtttgtgtctgtAACATCTCCCCGTTTATCAATAAAGTCTTGCATCATCTATCACTGCCACGTCTAATCCCGGCATAACAGAAATGATTTTATATATTGTACATTATGCTGTTTATTGATAACGTAGCTTCTTAAAATTATAATCTATGGCAAATAAAATGCTGCTTTCTGTGAATTTCTCAATATTCCAATCAAAACAGCTCGATCAGACAAGTGCAtttttacattagtgttgagTCTCTCTCACCTGCTATCAGTCCAGAAGATAGGGTGGGAGAGAGCATCCAGCAAGCGTCTCCTTTTGGTTGGGTCTTGATGGGTGATCTTTTCTATGAAGTCGAGTATAATGTCCTTGGAAACCCAACTCTCGAGCCCCTCAGGATAAGACTGACCACCAGACAGAATATAATAGGCCAACTTCCCAACTTCCTAAAAGGAGAATCATATTTCAGCTCTGGCCGATGGAAATTAGAGCTTCTAGAAGACTAACAATCCTGATTATTTACCTGTATTTCATGTAAAATGGCTCCATCTCCATCCTCCACTGCTTTCCTCTTTCTGAAGTCAGTCAGTTTGGCACGTCCGTCTCCATCTGTGTTAAAGAGAAAATATCATCTCATACAACATCTGTAAAAAAGCAGTTCTTCATAGAAAATCCTCTTCTGGGAGCCTCTGTTTATCAGAGGATAGTAACTTAATAATAAGGCAATCAGAGTAATCAC
Coding sequences within it:
- the LOC140565696 gene encoding uncharacterized protein isoform X2 → MEKTEDVYQTLHQPPAVKNTHPPHESARGSKWMMMLLVFNSLSLIAILILIGLFRLGLEENKGVWLLHDNSFYFIWEAEGNCSKAGNYCSAKADNIRLAVLTPKLRDWLITQAKGRRLLVAEDESLSGCKLVGDPVHLETPFSPGEEQGWVCEHQHERLFGPVGPPGQPGLPGPPGLHGFPGPPGLPGIPGPPGEPGFPGPPGPK
- the LOC140565696 gene encoding uncharacterized protein isoform X1, which produces MEKTEDVYQTLHQPPAVKNTHPPHESARGSKWMMMLLVFNSLSLIAILILIGLFRLGLEENKGVWLLHDNSFYFIWEAEGNCSKAGNYCSAKADNIRLAVLTPKLRDWLITQAKGRRLLVAEDESLSGCKLVGDPVHLETPFSPGEEQGWVCEHQHERLFGPVGPPGQPGLPGPPGLHGFPGPPGLPGIPGPPGEPGFPGPPGPKGSCMCEQ
- the LOC140565696 gene encoding uncharacterized protein isoform X3, which produces MEKTEDVYQTLHQPPAVKNTHPPHESARGSKWMMMLLVFNSLSLIAILILIGLFRLGLEENKGVWLLHDNSFYFIWEAEGNCSKAGNYCSAKADNIRLAVLTPKLRDWLITQAKGRRLLVAEDESLSGCKLVGDPVHLETPFSPGEEQGWVCEHQHE